A part of Streptomyces sp. NBC_01210 genomic DNA contains:
- a CDS encoding LacI family DNA-binding transcriptional regulator, which yields MSQTPKQSAERPVPTSADVARLAGVSRATVSYVLNNTSAVRISEPTRRRVHEAAEELGYVPHAAARSLRAGHTRTVLLPTAHVPVGPLYSRFFKELQWALRRLDYTVVQYGSLGLEGDEAARAWAELRPVAVVSLGEVALTAHGVEVLKRSGAKAVITLGPEHVDGAHSLVMDQREIGGCAATHLIGRGCRSIGVVLPEEPGLELFSRPRLVGATEAATRTGARIEPLPLSYDEESATALAARWRQLGLDAVYAYNDEYAMLLMRALQDAGIDVPRETAVVGADDLLLGKLLRPRLSTVRIDLVTGQRLAELVDRVVRDPGAEPEPHDLMGARAVHRESS from the coding sequence ATGAGCCAGACACCCAAGCAGTCCGCAGAACGCCCCGTTCCCACCAGTGCCGATGTCGCCCGGCTGGCCGGAGTTTCGCGTGCCACCGTCTCGTACGTGCTCAACAACACCTCGGCCGTCCGGATCAGTGAGCCCACCCGCCGGCGGGTCCACGAGGCCGCCGAAGAACTGGGCTATGTGCCGCACGCCGCGGCCCGCAGCCTGCGCGCCGGTCACACCCGGACGGTCCTGCTGCCCACCGCCCATGTCCCGGTGGGCCCGCTCTACAGCCGTTTCTTCAAGGAACTCCAGTGGGCTCTGCGCCGCCTGGACTACACCGTCGTGCAGTACGGCAGCCTCGGCCTCGAGGGTGACGAGGCAGCCCGCGCCTGGGCCGAACTGCGGCCCGTCGCGGTCGTCTCGCTCGGCGAGGTCGCGCTCACTGCGCACGGTGTCGAAGTCCTCAAACGCTCCGGTGCGAAGGCCGTCATCACACTGGGACCCGAGCACGTCGACGGCGCGCACTCCCTCGTCATGGACCAGCGGGAGATCGGCGGCTGCGCGGCCACGCATCTGATCGGCCGAGGCTGCCGCAGCATCGGCGTCGTGCTGCCCGAGGAACCCGGCCTGGAGCTCTTCTCCCGCCCCCGGCTCGTGGGTGCGACCGAGGCCGCGACCCGGACCGGCGCCCGGATCGAGCCGCTGCCCCTGTCGTACGACGAGGAGTCGGCCACCGCACTTGCCGCCCGCTGGCGGCAACTGGGCCTCGACGCGGTCTACGCCTACAACGACGAGTACGCCATGCTCCTGATGCGCGCACTTCAGGACGCGGGCATCGACGTCCCGCGAGAGACCGCGGTGGTGGGCGCCGACGATCTGCTGCTGGGCAAGCTGTTGCGGCCACGTCTGAGCACGGTGCGGATCGACCTGGTGACCGGACAGCGCCTGGCGGAGCTCGTCGACCGCGTCGTACGCGACCCGGGCGCCGAGCCCGAGCCGCACGATCTGATGGGGGCGCGGGCCGTCCACCGCGAGTCCAGCTGA
- a CDS encoding type II toxin-antitoxin system PemK/MazF family toxin yields MFSGATGASGAFDGPSDLPGSSGPAATTEADPTEVGRVRTSYAPDRDGDPDPGEIVWTWVPFEENDGRGKDRPVLVVAREAAGTLLAVQLSSKRHDHDREWVAIGVGPWDRAGRESWVDLDRVLRVHEDGMRREACALDRPRFDVVVQRLRERYGWS; encoded by the coding sequence ATCTTCTCCGGCGCAACGGGCGCATCCGGCGCATTCGACGGCCCCTCCGACCTTCCCGGCAGCAGCGGCCCCGCCGCCACCACCGAGGCCGACCCCACCGAGGTGGGCCGGGTCCGCACCTCGTACGCTCCGGATCGCGACGGCGATCCCGATCCCGGCGAAATCGTCTGGACCTGGGTGCCCTTCGAGGAGAACGACGGTCGCGGCAAGGACCGGCCGGTGCTCGTGGTGGCCCGTGAGGCGGCCGGCACGCTGCTGGCCGTACAGCTCTCCAGCAAGCGCCATGACCACGACCGCGAGTGGGTGGCGATCGGTGTCGGGCCGTGGGACCGCGCCGGGCGCGAGTCCTGGGTCGATCTCGACCGGGTGCTGCGGGTGCATGAGGACGGTATGCGCCGTGAGGCGTGCGCGCTGGACCGGCCGCGTTTCGATGTGGTCGTACAGCGGCTGCGGGAACGCTACGGCTGGAGCTGA
- a CDS encoding dihydrolipoyl dehydrogenase family protein: protein MTEPVEYDVVVVGGGPAGENVADRVRATGLSAAVVESELVGGECSYWACMPSKALLRPVITRADARRVPGVRQSVQGPLDTEAVLTHRDEEASHWKDDGQVGWMDSIGARLYRGQGRLRGPKQVVVDGPEGEHHVLTARYAVAVATGSRAVLPDIPGLAGAKAWTSREATSAQRVPRRLAVVGGGVVGVEMATAWQALGSQITLLVRGGGLLPRMEPFVGEHVADALTEAGAQIRTHTSVASVERSDCSGPVTLVLDGGERIEADEVLFATGRAPRTEDLGLETVDLEPGSWLPVDDSCRVEGSNWLYAVGDVNHRALLTHQGKYQARIAGAAIAARARQVPLLETDRWGAHSATADRAAVPQVVFTDPEAAAVGLSHAEAEAAGLRVRAVDYDIASVAGAGLYGDGYRGRARMVVDLDREILLGVTFVGPGVGELLHSATVAVAGEVPIDRLWHAVPAYPTISEVWLRLLETYRG, encoded by the coding sequence ATGACGGAACCTGTGGAGTACGACGTTGTGGTGGTGGGCGGCGGCCCTGCCGGGGAAAACGTTGCAGACCGGGTCAGAGCGACAGGACTGAGTGCCGCGGTCGTGGAGAGCGAGCTGGTCGGCGGCGAGTGCTCGTACTGGGCGTGTATGCCCAGCAAGGCGCTGCTGCGCCCGGTGATCACCCGCGCCGACGCGCGCAGGGTCCCGGGCGTACGCCAGTCCGTACAGGGACCGCTCGATACCGAAGCCGTCCTCACCCACCGTGACGAGGAGGCCTCCCACTGGAAGGACGACGGCCAGGTCGGCTGGATGGACTCGATCGGCGCCCGCCTCTACCGCGGACAGGGCCGGCTGCGCGGACCGAAACAGGTCGTCGTGGACGGCCCCGAGGGCGAGCACCATGTGCTGACCGCCCGGTATGCCGTCGCCGTGGCCACCGGCAGTCGTGCCGTCCTGCCCGACATCCCCGGCCTGGCCGGCGCCAAGGCCTGGACCAGCCGCGAGGCCACCAGCGCCCAGCGAGTGCCGCGGCGGCTCGCGGTCGTCGGCGGGGGAGTGGTCGGAGTGGAGATGGCCACCGCCTGGCAGGCACTCGGCTCGCAGATCACCCTGCTCGTGCGCGGCGGGGGCCTGCTGCCCCGGATGGAACCGTTCGTCGGCGAGCATGTTGCCGACGCGCTGACCGAGGCCGGCGCCCAGATCCGTACGCACACCTCCGTCGCCTCCGTGGAACGCTCCGACTGCTCCGGCCCCGTCACCCTCGTCCTCGACGGCGGCGAGCGGATCGAGGCCGACGAGGTGCTCTTCGCGACCGGCCGCGCTCCGCGCACCGAGGACCTCGGCCTGGAGACGGTGGACCTGGAACCGGGCTCCTGGCTTCCCGTGGACGACAGCTGCCGCGTCGAGGGCAGCAACTGGCTGTACGCGGTCGGCGATGTGAACCACCGGGCGCTCCTCACTCACCAGGGCAAGTACCAGGCCCGTATCGCGGGAGCCGCCATCGCGGCCAGGGCCCGGCAGGTTCCGCTACTGGAGACCGACCGCTGGGGAGCGCACTCCGCGACCGCCGACCGCGCGGCGGTCCCGCAGGTCGTCTTCACGGACCCGGAGGCCGCGGCCGTCGGCCTCTCTCATGCCGAGGCCGAGGCGGCCGGCCTCCGGGTACGCGCCGTCGACTACGACATCGCATCGGTCGCCGGGGCGGGCCTGTACGGCGACGGCTACCGCGGCCGCGCCCGGATGGTCGTCGACCTGGACCGCGAGATCCTGCTCGGCGTCACCTTCGTGGGTCCGGGCGTCGGCGAGCTGCTGCACTCGGCGACGGTGGCCGTCGCGGGCGAGGTACCGATCGACCGGCTGTGGCATGCCGTGCCCGCGTACCCGACGATCAGCGAGGTATGGCTGCGGCTGCTGGAGACGTACCGCGGCTGA
- the trxA gene encoding thioredoxin has translation MSTVELTKENFDQVVTDNDFILIDFWASWCGPCRQFAPVYEGASERHTDLVFAKVDTEAQQELAAAFEIRSIPTLMIVRDNVAVFAQPGALPEATLEDVIGQARALDMDEVRKSIDEAKTGAAETEPSTEV, from the coding sequence ATGAGCACTGTTGAGCTCACCAAGGAAAACTTCGATCAGGTCGTGACCGACAACGACTTCATTCTGATCGACTTCTGGGCTTCCTGGTGTGGTCCCTGCCGACAGTTCGCCCCTGTCTACGAAGGCGCGTCGGAGCGCCACACCGACCTGGTGTTCGCGAAGGTCGACACGGAGGCTCAGCAGGAGCTCGCCGCCGCCTTCGAGATCCGCTCCATCCCCACCCTGATGATCGTCCGTGACAACGTCGCGGTCTTCGCCCAGCCCGGCGCGCTGCCCGAGGCCACGCTGGAGGACGTGATCGGTCAGGCGCGCGCGCTGGACATGGACGAGGTTCGCAAGTCGATCGACGAGGCGAAGACCGGCGCTGCCGAGACGGAGCCCTCGACGGAGGTCTGA
- a CDS encoding flotillin family protein — MVVGVAAGLVLAAIIILIGLFKLMWRVAEPNEALIISGSTHRTEGLGEGMGFRIVTGRGTLVLPGIQAVRKMSLDLNETELSVDCVTHQGIPLKVRGVVIFKVGDDFVSIANAGRRFLDQQKLMAERVHNVFAGHLRSIVGGLTVEDMIRDREKLTGQTRAACGTEMEKLGLIVDSLQIHEIEDPTGYIKNLAAPHAAAVQRDARIAQAEANRRATEAEQQAAARMSEATRDSEILQAGYQAERDKASAKAKQAGPLADAAARQQVVVEMTRVAELEAHRREQQLQADVRKPADAAAYEKRTLAEGERDARISAAQAEAKETELASAAKATATRVTGEAEAAANQARGLAVAAAVKAKGLAEADAIKARAAALAENQEAVVAQQLAEKWPEIVEAGAGAFSNVDHMILLNGADGMSDMFAKALTVGGTGLGLARQLLSTMNQNGDRGSGRSTGQSPVGGAVNGMVPPAPHTEKIPVTDEPKD, encoded by the coding sequence ATGGTTGTCGGCGTCGCGGCGGGACTCGTACTCGCTGCCATCATTATTCTGATCGGCCTGTTCAAGCTCATGTGGCGAGTCGCCGAGCCGAACGAAGCGCTGATCATTTCTGGCTCCACGCACCGGACCGAAGGCCTCGGCGAGGGCATGGGGTTCCGTATCGTCACCGGACGCGGAACGCTCGTCCTGCCCGGCATCCAGGCAGTGCGCAAAATGTCGCTGGACCTCAACGAGACCGAACTGTCCGTGGACTGCGTGACACACCAGGGTATTCCACTGAAGGTGCGCGGGGTGGTCATCTTCAAGGTCGGCGACGACTTCGTGTCGATCGCCAACGCCGGACGCCGCTTCCTCGATCAGCAGAAGCTGATGGCGGAGCGCGTCCACAATGTCTTCGCGGGCCATCTGCGGTCCATTGTCGGCGGGTTGACGGTCGAGGACATGATCCGCGACCGGGAGAAGCTGACCGGTCAGACGCGGGCGGCCTGCGGCACCGAGATGGAGAAGCTGGGCCTGATCGTGGACTCGCTGCAGATCCACGAGATCGAGGACCCGACCGGTTACATCAAGAATCTCGCGGCACCGCACGCCGCCGCGGTCCAGCGGGACGCCCGGATCGCGCAGGCCGAGGCGAACCGGCGGGCCACGGAGGCCGAACAGCAGGCTGCGGCCCGTATGTCGGAGGCGACGAGGGACAGCGAGATCCTGCAGGCGGGCTATCAGGCGGAGCGTGACAAGGCTTCGGCGAAGGCGAAGCAGGCCGGCCCGCTCGCGGACGCGGCCGCGCGCCAGCAGGTCGTGGTCGAGATGACCCGGGTCGCCGAGTTGGAGGCACACCGTCGCGAGCAGCAGCTCCAGGCGGATGTGCGCAAGCCCGCGGACGCCGCGGCGTACGAGAAGCGGACGCTGGCCGAGGGCGAGCGGGACGCCCGTATCTCCGCGGCGCAGGCGGAGGCGAAGGAGACCGAACTGGCGAGCGCGGCGAAAGCCACGGCGACCCGGGTGACCGGTGAGGCGGAGGCTGCGGCGAACCAGGCCCGCGGGCTCGCGGTGGCCGCGGCGGTGAAGGCGAAGGGTCTGGCGGAGGCCGACGCGATCAAGGCGCGTGCGGCCGCGCTCGCCGAGAACCAGGAAGCCGTCGTCGCCCAGCAACTGGCCGAGAAGTGGCCGGAGATCGTCGAGGCGGGCGCCGGTGCGTTCAGCAATGTGGATCACATGATCCTGCTGAACGGGGCCGACGGGATGTCGGACATGTTCGCGAAGGCACTGACCGTGGGCGGTACGGGGCTGGGGCTGGCGCGCCAGCTGCTGTCGACCATGAACCAGAACGGTGACCGGGGCTCTGGCCGGAGCACCGGCCAGAGCCCTGTGGGCGGCGCGGTGAACGGCATGGTGCCGCCCGCACCGCACACCGAGAAGATCCCGGTGACGGACGAGCCGAAGGACTGA
- a CDS encoding ATP-grasp domain-containing protein, protein MQLYLLALNPTDSVTEGFLPAARRLGLDITLLTDQPEAHRVACPDIELLECDVRDFRAVISRIATHRPPDALFTNSDHLQTPAALAADYFGLPAKGWQAALRTKDKAEMRRHLAATGMDTVRSVELAAGQDPLATPAARDLPYPCVVKPREGVASEDVVLVDGPDDLVLRCKEIRAHRPGAALVVEEYLPGELYTLETLGDGTSLHVLGGFHTELSPPPYFIEERLTYLPAHPEPVVAQVLAQLEALGVGFGACHTEFVVHEERARIIEVNYRAIGDQCDLLLARLLDIPLFEHILRTHLGEPLPADLGARTGGAARLDYPCADRSGTLTAAPAATELAVGDVQLTYRPLRRTGERHELHHTNRDLLGVVRAIGSDQETVDRAVTDFLAAQRWEITP, encoded by the coding sequence ATGCAGCTGTACCTGCTTGCCCTCAACCCGACCGACTCGGTCACCGAGGGATTCCTCCCCGCCGCCCGCCGGCTCGGCCTCGACATCACCCTGCTCACCGACCAGCCCGAGGCGCACCGGGTCGCCTGCCCGGACATCGAGCTCCTCGAGTGCGATGTGCGCGACTTCCGCGCGGTCATCTCCCGGATAGCGACCCATCGCCCGCCGGACGCCCTCTTCACCAACAGCGACCATCTGCAGACCCCGGCTGCCCTGGCCGCCGACTACTTCGGCCTCCCCGCCAAAGGCTGGCAGGCCGCGCTGCGCACCAAGGACAAGGCGGAGATGCGCCGCCACCTCGCCGCCACCGGCATGGACACGGTCCGCTCGGTGGAACTCGCCGCCGGACAGGACCCACTCGCCACCCCGGCCGCCCGCGATCTGCCGTACCCGTGCGTCGTCAAGCCGCGTGAGGGCGTGGCCAGCGAAGACGTCGTCCTGGTCGACGGCCCCGACGATCTTGTGCTGCGGTGCAAGGAGATCCGGGCACACCGGCCGGGGGCCGCCCTGGTCGTGGAGGAATACCTTCCCGGCGAGCTGTACACCCTGGAGACACTCGGCGACGGCACCAGCCTTCATGTGCTGGGCGGCTTCCACACCGAGCTGTCTCCACCCCCGTACTTCATCGAGGAGCGTCTGACCTACCTTCCGGCCCACCCGGAGCCCGTCGTCGCGCAGGTTCTTGCGCAGCTGGAAGCGCTCGGGGTCGGATTCGGCGCCTGCCACACCGAGTTCGTCGTGCACGAAGAACGCGCGCGCATCATAGAGGTCAACTACCGTGCCATCGGGGATCAGTGCGACCTGCTCCTCGCACGGCTGCTGGACATTCCGCTCTTCGAGCACATCCTCCGTACGCATCTGGGCGAGCCGCTGCCGGCGGACCTGGGGGCACGGACCGGCGGCGCGGCGCGGCTCGACTACCCGTGCGCCGATCGCTCCGGAACGCTTACTGCCGCCCCTGCCGCCACCGAACTGGCGGTCGGTGACGTGCAGTTGACCTACCGGCCGCTGCGGCGGACCGGTGAGCGGCACGAGCTCCACCACACCAACCGCGATCTCCTGGGCGTCGTCCGGGCCATCGGTAGCGATCAGGAGACCGTGGACCGGGCCGTGACCGACTTCCTCGCCGCTCAGCGCTGGGAGATCACCCCGTGA
- a CDS encoding (2Fe-2S)-binding protein, whose protein sequence is MTLAPAFPQTPAFPLAGPAVSCSTVLASTYQRLTAVCESLSVDVVAPVSQAAQGWADGSELAERPEFLDAFLDAEAWRIQERHAHTVRRDVAASRALHDYLWSVCLLMSGPWFLDRRVPRIRPRDVRISLTTGAFGIVPGGFACLPDDPAAGLPGARVRAHEEALRAELRAAVANHVRPLLAAIGPQVRRGPRALWGMVGDDLVSGIWYLGRMLDQEEHAVRAAGELLPGPVPPFPGGADFRRLTGREGQSYLTRTRLGCCLYYAIRPAEACGTCPRTCDSERLRRLEGDTPALAGGSADVNAGGGAGAVSVPVSDPRS, encoded by the coding sequence GTGACCCTGGCTCCGGCGTTTCCCCAGACCCCGGCGTTTCCCCTGGCCGGACCCGCCGTGAGCTGCTCCACCGTGCTCGCCTCGACCTATCAACGGCTCACCGCGGTCTGCGAGTCGTTGAGCGTGGACGTCGTGGCCCCCGTTTCGCAGGCCGCCCAAGGATGGGCAGACGGCTCCGAACTGGCGGAGCGTCCGGAATTCCTCGACGCCTTTCTCGACGCCGAGGCCTGGCGCATCCAGGAACGTCACGCGCACACGGTTCGGCGGGACGTCGCCGCGTCCCGGGCCCTGCACGACTACCTCTGGTCCGTCTGCCTGTTGATGAGCGGCCCCTGGTTTCTGGATCGACGCGTGCCGCGGATCCGCCCGCGCGACGTCCGGATCAGTCTCACCACCGGAGCGTTCGGCATCGTCCCCGGCGGCTTCGCCTGCCTCCCCGACGATCCGGCGGCCGGTCTCCCCGGGGCCCGGGTACGGGCACACGAGGAGGCGCTGCGGGCGGAGTTGCGCGCTGCCGTCGCCAACCACGTACGGCCGCTGCTCGCCGCGATCGGCCCGCAGGTGCGGCGCGGGCCGCGAGCGCTGTGGGGCATGGTCGGCGACGACCTGGTCTCCGGCATCTGGTACCTCGGCCGCATGCTGGACCAGGAGGAGCATGCCGTGCGGGCAGCCGGCGAGCTGCTTCCGGGACCCGTGCCACCGTTCCCCGGCGGCGCCGACTTCCGGCGGCTGACGGGCCGGGAAGGGCAGTCGTACCTCACCCGGACCCGTCTCGGCTGCTGTCTCTACTACGCGATCCGCCCTGCCGAGGCATGCGGCACCTGCCCGCGAACCTGCGACTCCGAGCGGCTGCGCCGGCTTGAGGGCGACACACCCGCCCTTGCCGGTGGCAGTGCCGATGTGAACGCGGGTGGCGGTGCCGGTGCAGTGTCAGTACCTGTTTCCGATCCCCGGTCCTGA
- a CDS encoding IucA/IucC family protein yields MTNTVACPAEKDLLLRLLSALLREDVVGLRTRSTALERPDGAWLRLQAADGDALELPIREDGFQYETRARLPLLRRESDGRELSTADDILAALGALADPVDHDGFDALAEECRQTLATLRLHAVTHHEVIAMLGARQGTDPADWTGLAGGLAHDTLAARLDHPVYPTARGRLGLTTAQLRAYAPEFHPRFDLRWIALPKDAVTAQGVIGPVDPADPWPTPSVLGLPDLDDSHLAIPVHPLTVGEPLRDALRATGLDSRAVLADRPYLEAVPTLSMRTVALAAYPGIHLKLPLATATLGMRNRRTIKPGTLVDGAAMQCLLQTVVDHEPRFRDSILNADETRFAHAGHELLAVLLRRCPAGLDDAVVVPMAALLSEAPGGRLLIDHLADRFHGGDPLALLDAVLRLLFDWQTTLFGYGIALESHQQNISLVLDTQAGRTRIRLLLKDNDGPRINTVRMRAALGAEAPDPSEFDDARIFGDSDAPVVDLFTTITVHLCAGAYAFGLARHGRAPLGRLLNLLRDRLVEAVERLGTRPGQPGAVLREHVLDAARLPVKAMVTAGTLLTKERSGAVDINKHYTTGPNYLLRQV; encoded by the coding sequence GTGACGAACACAGTCGCTTGCCCGGCCGAGAAGGACCTCCTCCTTCGCCTGCTCAGCGCGTTGCTGCGGGAGGATGTCGTGGGCCTGCGCACGCGCTCCACCGCGCTGGAGCGCCCGGACGGGGCCTGGTTGCGTCTGCAGGCCGCAGACGGGGACGCGCTTGAGCTGCCCATTCGCGAGGACGGATTCCAGTACGAGACCCGCGCCCGTCTGCCCCTGCTGCGCCGGGAGTCCGACGGCAGGGAACTGAGCACCGCCGACGACATCCTGGCCGCGCTCGGCGCGCTCGCCGACCCCGTGGACCACGACGGCTTCGACGCCCTCGCCGAGGAATGCCGCCAGACGCTCGCCACCCTGCGGCTGCACGCCGTCACGCACCATGAGGTCATCGCGATGCTCGGGGCCCGGCAGGGCACCGATCCCGCGGACTGGACCGGACTCGCGGGCGGACTCGCCCACGACACCCTCGCCGCCCGTCTCGACCACCCCGTCTACCCCACCGCGCGTGGCCGCCTGGGACTCACGACGGCACAACTGCGTGCGTACGCACCGGAGTTCCACCCGCGATTCGACTTGCGCTGGATCGCCCTTCCCAAGGACGCGGTCACCGCACAGGGCGTGATCGGGCCCGTGGACCCGGCCGACCCATGGCCGACGCCGTCGGTGCTCGGCCTGCCGGACCTCGACGACAGCCACCTCGCCATCCCCGTCCATCCGCTGACCGTGGGCGAACCGCTGCGGGACGCACTGCGCGCCACCGGACTCGACAGCCGGGCGGTGCTGGCCGACCGTCCGTACCTGGAGGCCGTACCGACCCTGTCGATGCGGACCGTGGCGCTCGCCGCGTACCCCGGCATCCATCTCAAACTGCCCCTGGCCACTGCCACGTTGGGCATGCGCAATCGGCGCACGATCAAGCCGGGCACACTGGTCGACGGCGCGGCGATGCAGTGCCTGCTGCAGACCGTGGTCGACCACGAGCCGCGCTTCCGGGACAGCATCCTGAACGCCGACGAGACCCGCTTCGCCCACGCCGGTCATGAACTTCTCGCCGTACTGCTCCGGCGCTGTCCGGCAGGCCTGGACGACGCAGTCGTCGTGCCGATGGCGGCCCTGCTGAGCGAAGCCCCCGGCGGGCGGCTGCTGATCGACCATCTCGCCGACCGTTTCCACGGCGGCGATCCACTCGCCCTTCTCGACGCCGTACTCAGACTGCTCTTCGACTGGCAGACAACGCTCTTCGGGTACGGAATCGCCCTGGAGTCCCATCAGCAGAACATTTCGCTGGTGCTGGACACGCAGGCGGGCCGCACCCGGATCAGACTGCTGCTCAAGGACAACGACGGACCGCGCATCAACACCGTACGGATGCGCGCCGCCCTCGGCGCGGAAGCGCCCGACCCGTCCGAGTTCGACGACGCGCGGATCTTCGGAGACAGCGACGCGCCGGTCGTCGATCTGTTCACCACCATCACGGTCCATCTGTGCGCGGGGGCGTACGCCTTCGGTCTCGCCCGCCATGGCCGCGCCCCGCTCGGCCGGCTGCTGAATCTCCTACGCGACCGCCTGGTTGAGGCCGTGGAGCGGCTCGGAACCCGGCCCGGGCAGCCCGGCGCCGTACTGCGCGAACACGTTCTTGACGCGGCGCGCCTGCCGGTCAAGGCGATGGTGACCGCGGGCACCCTGCTCACCAAGGAGCGCTCGGGCGCGGTCGACATCAACAAGCACTACACCACCGGTCCCAACTACCTGTTGCGGCAGGTGTGA
- a CDS encoding VOC family protein encodes MSVRRVVPDIRTKAMEESRDFYGLIGLEEVMNHGWVMTLASPTNPTAQLTLATHDETAPVAADMSIEVDEVDAVYAAMVERGAEIVHSLRDEEWGVRRFFVRDPNGRVVNVVSHRH; translated from the coding sequence ATGTCCGTGCGCCGTGTTGTGCCCGACATTCGAACCAAGGCCATGGAGGAGAGCCGGGACTTCTACGGTCTCATCGGTCTTGAGGAGGTCATGAACCACGGCTGGGTCATGACGCTTGCCTCTCCGACCAACCCCACCGCCCAGCTCACCCTCGCCACCCACGACGAGACCGCACCGGTCGCGGCCGATATGAGCATCGAGGTGGATGAAGTCGACGCGGTTTACGCGGCGATGGTGGAGCGGGGCGCGGAGATTGTGCACTCATTGCGGGACGAGGAGTGGGGCGTGCGCCGGTTCTTCGTACGCGATCCCAACGGCCGGGTCGTCAACGTCGTCAGCCACCGGCACTGA
- a CDS encoding thiolase family protein, translated as MSIRDVYIVDAVRTPIGKFGGALSPVRPDDLAAHVVKALVDRAPELDPARIDDVVFGDANGAGEDNRDVARMAVLLAGLPVSVPGVTVNRLCGSGLEAVIQAARAIALGDASIAIAGGVESMSRAPWVLQKPERAFPAGHQQLYSTTLGWRMTNPRMPAEWTIPLGESAELIADKHGITREEQDAFALASHQKAAEAWGKGLYDGEVVPYDGVDLARDECIRDSTSMEALAKLKPSFRADGAVTAGNSSPLNDGAAALLLVDEEGLRATGREPLARIRTSAVTGIEPQLFGLGPVEAVHRALAKAGKSFADLTTFELNEAFAAQSLGCLAEWPDLDPSLVNPRGGAIAIGHPLGASGARLAGSVAHQLAAAGSGTGLAALCIGVGQGLALVLER; from the coding sequence ATGAGCATCCGCGACGTCTACATAGTCGACGCCGTCCGCACCCCGATCGGCAAGTTCGGCGGCGCGCTCTCCCCTGTACGTCCGGACGATCTCGCCGCGCATGTCGTCAAGGCGCTCGTGGACCGTGCCCCGGAGCTCGACCCGGCCCGTATCGACGATGTGGTCTTCGGCGACGCCAACGGCGCGGGCGAGGACAACCGCGACGTCGCGCGCATGGCAGTCCTCCTCGCCGGGCTGCCCGTCTCCGTCCCTGGCGTCACCGTCAACCGCCTGTGCGGTTCGGGCCTGGAGGCCGTGATTCAGGCCGCGCGGGCGATCGCGCTCGGCGACGCGTCGATCGCGATCGCGGGCGGCGTCGAGTCGATGTCCCGTGCCCCCTGGGTGCTGCAGAAGCCCGAGCGGGCCTTTCCCGCCGGCCACCAGCAGCTGTACTCGACCACTCTCGGCTGGCGTATGACCAACCCGCGGATGCCCGCCGAGTGGACCATTCCGCTCGGCGAGAGCGCCGAACTCATCGCCGACAAGCACGGCATCACCCGCGAAGAGCAGGACGCCTTCGCGCTCGCGAGCCACCAGAAGGCCGCCGAGGCATGGGGCAAGGGGCTGTACGACGGTGAGGTCGTTCCGTACGACGGAGTGGACCTGGCCCGCGACGAATGCATCCGCGACTCCACGTCCATGGAGGCGCTCGCCAAGCTGAAGCCGTCCTTCCGTGCGGACGGCGCTGTGACGGCGGGCAACTCATCGCCGCTCAACGACGGGGCCGCCGCCCTGCTTCTCGTCGACGAGGAGGGCCTGCGCGCGACCGGCCGTGAGCCGCTCGCCAGGATCCGTACGTCCGCCGTCACCGGTATCGAGCCGCAGCTCTTCGGCCTCGGCCCGGTCGAGGCGGTGCACAGGGCGCTGGCCAAGGCCGGCAAATCCTTCGCCGACCTGACCACCTTCGAGCTGAACGAGGCCTTCGCCGCCCAGTCGCTCGGCTGCCTCGCCGAATGGCCGGACCTGGACCCGTCCCTGGTCAACCCGCGCGGCGGCGCCATCGCCATCGGCCACCCGCTCGGCGCTTCCGGCGCGCGGCTGGCCGGCTCCGTCGCCCATCAGCTCGCGGCCGCGGGTTCCGGAACCGGCCTCGCCGCCCTCTGTATCGGCGTGGGCCAGGGTCTCGCTCTGGTCCTCGAGCGCTGA